A part of Thiomicrorhabdus sediminis genomic DNA contains:
- the tatC gene encoding twin-arginine translocase subunit TatC — MSNSALPPQDKEMTLVQHLLDLKSSLTRGILAIIVFFLILFPFANDIYTYISEPLTRYLPEGTSMIATAVASPFLTPFKLSFVLAIYLAMPFLLYQLWRFIAPALYKHERQLVAPILFFSSFLFYSGGLFAYYVVFPLVFGFLSQTAPEGVTIATDISLYLDFVIKMFFAFGMAFEVPIVTVLLILTGWTSPDKMSHARPYIIVGAFVLGMLLTPPDIISQTLLAVPMWLLFEVGLLVGAWVIKRRKTDNNINAEDDSEEPQPSTKSTYQTDSANAKDDMVFDNRYADQVDDDFDWDEEFDNIDSEMSKLDREYESRKQTKKDAEADANDSNKTESNAVADNPDQNEASGTSDKPKDK, encoded by the coding sequence ATGAGCAATTCGGCGCTACCTCCTCAAGATAAAGAGATGACGCTTGTCCAGCACCTGCTGGATTTAAAAAGCAGTCTGACTCGCGGCATTCTTGCCATTATCGTTTTCTTTCTTATTCTGTTTCCGTTTGCCAATGATATATATACCTATATATCCGAACCGCTGACTCGTTACCTACCCGAAGGTACGAGTATGATTGCCACAGCGGTGGCATCACCTTTCTTAACACCGTTTAAGTTAAGTTTTGTGTTGGCTATCTATCTGGCCATGCCGTTTTTGCTATACCAGCTATGGCGCTTTATCGCCCCAGCACTGTACAAGCATGAACGTCAGCTGGTTGCGCCAATTCTGTTCTTCAGCTCGTTCTTGTTCTATTCCGGTGGCTTGTTTGCCTATTACGTGGTGTTTCCACTGGTATTCGGTTTCTTGTCGCAAACCGCACCGGAAGGCGTCACCATCGCCACAGATATCTCGCTCTATCTGGATTTCGTAATCAAGATGTTCTTTGCTTTTGGTATGGCTTTTGAAGTACCGATTGTCACGGTATTGCTGATTCTGACCGGTTGGACATCACCTGATAAGATGAGTCATGCCCGCCCTTATATCATTGTTGGCGCCTTTGTACTGGGAATGTTGCTGACTCCACCCGATATTATTTCGCAGACCCTACTTGCCGTACCGATGTGGTTACTGTTTGAAGTCGGTCTTTTAGTCGGTGCCTGGGTGATTAAGCGCCGTAAAACTGATAACAATATCAATGCCGAAGACGACAGCGAAGAGCCACAACCCTCAACTAAAAGCACTTATCAGACCGATTCTGCTAACGCTAAAGATGACATGGTTTTCGATAACCGCTATGCCGATCAAGTCGATGATGATTTCGATTGGGATGAAGAGTTTGATAATATAGATTCAGAAATGAGCAAACTTGACCGTGAATACGAATCACGCAAGCAGACCAAAAAAGACGCTGAGGCAGATGCCAATGACAGCAATAAAACTGAATCTAATGCAGTCGCCGATAACCCAGATCAAAATGAAGCTAGCGGCACTTCGGACAAGCCAAAAGACAAATAA
- a CDS encoding histidine triad nucleotide-binding protein: MVSEEKTIFSKIIDREIPADIVYEDEKCIVIKDINPKARVHLLVIPKKPIPTLFDLQPEDKDCMGHMMLLLPQLAQSQGLDGFKTQINTGESGGQEVFHIHIHLIGN, encoded by the coding sequence ATGGTTAGCGAAGAAAAAACAATATTCAGTAAAATCATTGATCGTGAAATTCCTGCCGATATTGTTTACGAAGATGAAAAATGCATAGTCATCAAGGACATCAACCCCAAGGCACGAGTGCATTTATTGGTGATTCCAAAAAAACCGATTCCCACCTTGTTTGATTTACAGCCGGAAGACAAGGACTGCATGGGGCACATGATGTTATTGCTACCACAACTGGCTCAATCACAAGGTCTTGACGGCTTTAAAACCCAGATCAATACCGGCGAAAGCGGCGGACAGGAAGTTTTCCATATCCACATTCATCTGATTGGCAATTAA
- a CDS encoding diguanylate cyclase, producing MAEPIILLIEDQKSMASFLEDKLSQKTDIKIVVARNLQQAVEVIESDAKILVCLTDLNLPDAEEGATVPILRKHRITTVVLTSNYSEKIRKKMFDLQVADYVIKDGPVALEYAVNVCLTMVENADKSIWLVSKPSDNATHLRHLLNNQGFRVFLFEDLSELSKAIKGKVPDLILINQINELGEGKTLKLVQLVRYYYSSSQLPIVLTDGAENVSECIRMMKYGVNDFFNIETSTEEFYVRLRLNLLQAERYKEIEYISQTDSLTGLHNRRFFFEKAESFYQDKRLDNHFAVMLDIDFFKQVNDKHGHHVGDKAIQFVAQKIQQHFKKFLSARFGGEEFAVCGSASSAAEVIDICESLRKQIESDSYAETGVAFTISIGLCFNANGIDKAMSLSDEALYEAKESGRNKVVAI from the coding sequence ATGGCAGAGCCGATTATTTTGCTGATTGAAGATCAAAAATCCATGGCCAGTTTTTTGGAGGATAAACTATCCCAAAAAACGGATATCAAAATTGTTGTTGCGCGTAATCTTCAACAAGCTGTCGAGGTAATTGAATCCGATGCAAAAATTTTGGTTTGTTTAACCGACCTGAACTTACCTGATGCAGAAGAAGGGGCGACGGTTCCGATTTTACGCAAACACCGAATTACTACCGTTGTGTTGACCTCCAATTACAGCGAAAAAATACGCAAGAAGATGTTTGACCTGCAGGTGGCCGACTATGTCATCAAAGATGGCCCGGTTGCACTGGAATATGCGGTCAATGTCTGTCTAACCATGGTGGAAAACGCCGACAAATCCATTTGGTTGGTATCCAAACCATCTGATAATGCTACCCATTTAAGACATCTGCTCAATAATCAAGGTTTTCGCGTTTTTCTATTCGAAGATTTATCAGAATTATCCAAGGCTATCAAGGGTAAGGTACCTGATTTAATCTTGATTAATCAGATTAATGAATTGGGTGAAGGTAAGACTCTAAAGTTGGTTCAGTTGGTTCGCTATTATTATTCCTCCAGTCAGTTGCCGATAGTATTGACAGATGGTGCGGAAAACGTTTCTGAATGTATCAGAATGATGAAGTATGGCGTTAACGACTTTTTCAATATCGAAACCAGTACCGAAGAGTTCTATGTGCGTTTGCGCCTTAACTTATTGCAGGCCGAGCGTTATAAAGAAATCGAATATATTTCCCAGACGGACAGTTTGACCGGTTTGCATAATCGTCGTTTTTTCTTTGAAAAAGCAGAATCTTTTTATCAAGATAAGCGCTTAGATAATCATTTTGCGGTGATGCTGGATATCGACTTTTTTAAACAGGTTAATGATAAACACGGTCATCATGTCGGTGACAAGGCGATTCAGTTTGTTGCGCAAAAGATACAGCAGCATTTCAAGAAGTTTTTATCGGCTCGTTTTGGCGGTGAAGAGTTCGCCGTTTGTGGTAGCGCCAGTTCGGCCGCAGAAGTCATTGATATTTGTGAAAGTTTACGCAAACAAATCGAAAGCGATTCCTATGCCGAAACGGGCGTTGCCTTTACCATCAGTATCGGTCTTTGCTTTAACGCCAACGGTATAGACAAGGCGATGTCCTTGTCAGACGAAGCGCTTTATGAAGCCAAAGAATCCGGACGTAATAAGGTCGTTGCCATTTAG
- a CDS encoding phosphoribosyl-ATP diphosphatase has translation MSDILQQLDQVLEARKADSPDESYVASLYAKGIEKILKKVGEEANETIMAAKDLEHSINIDEDKEHLVYEIADLWFHTLVLLASQNLTSADITTELQRRFGLSGHAEKASRPQE, from the coding sequence ATGAGCGATATTCTGCAACAACTGGATCAGGTACTTGAAGCGCGTAAAGCGGATTCACCAGATGAGTCTTATGTTGCCAGCCTTTATGCTAAAGGCATTGAAAAGATTCTTAAGAAAGTTGGTGAAGAAGCCAATGAGACCATTATGGCTGCCAAGGATCTTGAACATAGCATCAATATTGATGAAGACAAAGAGCATCTGGTTTATGAAATCGCCGATTTATGGTTTCACACCCTGGTTTTACTTGCTTCACAGAATTTAACAAGTGCCGATATTACGACAGAACTCCAACGTCGTTTCGGCCTATCCGGACATGCCGAAAAAGCAAGTCGCCCACAAGAGTAA
- a CDS encoding thioredoxin domain-containing protein has protein sequence MTAIKLNLMQSPITQIKMKLAALRTSQKTNKSRNLSPASGFHRPLALAFRLFIASITSFCLLLSPNSYANQLIDHNSPYLAMHGSDPVNWRLWQADILKQAQQENRLIFISSGYFSCHWCHVMQKENYRNTDTASYLNEHFISVKIDRELNPEIDKPLIEFARKTTGQAGWPQHVILTPEGYPIHAFIYLDNKTFNKRLKNINQLWQNQPDRIRALAAQFIAEEKAQLDTNHKQDNPDKVLTAKIFAEALFAQLRVRMDDFLGGLKGTNKFPVAPLLKSLLLYDDLPDDIDDWLALTLTQMQSEHLYDHVHGGFYRYSVDPNWQTPHFEKMLYDNAQLAQVYLLAYQRWQDKTYLDTALQTLNYITEQLYDPQNRMYLGSQSALDKHDNEGGDYLWNRAALENSLTSEEFALVNQAWLLQSAPPYDLGWHPKPIDSPLWQSIKGKLKKPHILTDSKNLLGWNGLLLSALSQAYLSSKQPQYLNQAEQLAHRLAVLIMQDKPPRAISGDQTLGEASLQDYAFIYQGLQDWQTVADKEPTPHHAEKLVPLIESKFLSPVGWRYNATPILPNQQGEAVMSDSFIPSPSALLNCLAPQYSQQHQALLLANAIDYAGYVINLDCRQSADIQ, from the coding sequence ATGACAGCAATAAAACTGAATCTAATGCAGTCGCCGATAACCCAGATCAAAATGAAGCTAGCGGCACTTCGGACAAGCCAAAAGACAAATAAGTCACGCAATCTATCGCCAGCTTCCGGTTTTCACCGTCCGCTGGCTTTAGCATTCCGCCTATTTATCGCTAGCATCACTAGCTTTTGCCTGCTATTAAGCCCTAATAGCTATGCCAATCAACTTATTGACCATAACAGCCCTTATCTGGCCATGCATGGCTCAGACCCGGTCAATTGGCGCCTATGGCAAGCTGACATTCTCAAACAAGCACAACAAGAGAATCGGTTGATTTTTATCTCCAGCGGTTATTTTTCCTGTCACTGGTGTCATGTTATGCAAAAAGAAAACTACCGCAACACCGATACCGCCAGCTACCTTAACGAGCATTTCATCAGTGTGAAAATCGACCGCGAGTTGAATCCTGAAATCGATAAGCCGCTGATTGAATTTGCCCGCAAAACCACTGGGCAAGCCGGTTGGCCGCAACATGTGATTCTCACCCCCGAGGGTTATCCGATTCACGCTTTTATCTATCTCGACAATAAAACCTTTAACAAACGGCTGAAAAACATCAACCAGCTATGGCAAAACCAACCCGATAGAATTCGCGCTCTGGCAGCGCAGTTTATCGCCGAGGAAAAAGCGCAACTGGACACCAACCACAAACAAGACAATCCCGACAAAGTACTAACAGCAAAAATTTTCGCCGAAGCCCTGTTTGCCCAACTCAGGGTACGTATGGATGATTTTCTTGGCGGTTTAAAAGGCACTAATAAATTCCCTGTCGCACCTCTGTTAAAAAGCCTGTTGCTGTACGATGATTTACCTGACGACATTGATGATTGGCTGGCTCTGACTTTGACGCAGATGCAGTCAGAACATTTATATGATCATGTCCATGGTGGCTTTTATCGTTATAGCGTGGATCCAAACTGGCAGACACCACATTTCGAAAAGATGCTCTATGACAACGCCCAGTTGGCTCAAGTTTATCTGCTCGCGTATCAGCGCTGGCAAGACAAGACTTATCTCGATACCGCTCTACAAACGCTGAACTACATCACTGAACAGCTTTATGACCCGCAAAACCGCATGTATCTCGGTAGCCAATCGGCGCTCGATAAACACGACAATGAAGGTGGCGATTATCTTTGGAACAGAGCCGCACTGGAAAACAGCCTAACCAGTGAAGAGTTTGCCTTAGTCAATCAGGCATGGTTACTGCAAAGTGCACCTCCTTATGATCTGGGCTGGCATCCAAAACCAATCGACAGCCCTTTATGGCAAAGCATTAAAGGCAAATTGAAAAAACCGCATATCCTTACCGACAGTAAAAATCTGCTCGGATGGAACGGCCTTTTGTTGAGCGCTTTGAGCCAGGCTTATCTCTCCAGCAAGCAGCCCCAATATTTAAATCAGGCCGAACAACTGGCGCATCGTTTGGCGGTGTTGATTATGCAGGACAAACCTCCTAGAGCCATTAGCGGCGACCAAACGTTAGGTGAAGCAAGCCTACAGGACTATGCTTTTATCTACCAAGGCTTGCAGGATTGGCAAACCGTTGCGGACAAGGAACCGACACCCCATCATGCAGAAAAATTAGTGCCACTGATTGAATCCAAGTTTTTAAGCCCAGTTGGCTGGCGTTACAATGCCACTCCCATTTTGCCCAACCAGCAGGGTGAAGCGGTAATGAGCGATAGTTTTATTCCCAGTCCAAGTGCGCTACTGAATTGTCTTGCACCGCAATACAGCCAGCAACATCAAGCCTTGCTGCTTGCCAACGCGATTGATTATGCCGGTTATGTCATCAATCTGGACTGCCGGCAATCTGCTGACATACAATAA
- the tatA gene encoding Sec-independent protein translocase subunit TatA, protein MGISIWQLLIILAIVLVLFGAKRLRNVGSDLGGAIKGFKNAVKEEENKDGEKKLEDKDGDNVFDVKAEEKKADATAKTEEKKD, encoded by the coding sequence ATGGGTATTAGCATTTGGCAATTACTTATTATCCTTGCAATCGTATTAGTATTATTTGGTGCTAAGCGTTTACGTAACGTTGGTAGCGATCTAGGCGGCGCGATCAAAGGCTTCAAAAACGCAGTTAAAGAAGAAGAAAACAAAGACGGCGAAAAGAAGCTTGAAGACAAAGACGGTGACAACGTTTTTGATGTAAAAGCGGAAGAGAAAAAAGCCGACGCTACAGCAAAAACTGAAGAGAAAAAAGACTAA
- a CDS encoding ComF family protein yields MPFHRVNRIALLLQAWLLGDVAMPQNSDSKLNLKLINSNEVCPVCCEPCLSGMRCGSCRFNPPSYDSTRVVACLNDDLSRSIHGFKYHEDLAYARVFADLMVEHIDFSGIEVLLPVPAHPLRRRQRGYNQAAELTRQLGKTLHIPVVSGALKRVKPTPSQTRLSRSQRERNLKGAFAVNMAQLAGCRSIALIDDVITTGATMQALAKQMKKAMPDIRIEALALAKTMK; encoded by the coding sequence ATGCCGTTTCATCGGGTTAATCGAATTGCACTGCTGTTACAGGCTTGGTTGCTGGGGGATGTGGCGATGCCGCAAAATTCAGATTCCAAGCTCAACCTTAAGTTGATTAATTCGAATGAGGTTTGTCCGGTTTGTTGTGAACCTTGTTTATCGGGAATGCGATGCGGTTCTTGTCGGTTCAATCCACCCAGTTATGACTCGACTCGGGTGGTGGCGTGTTTGAATGACGATTTAAGTCGGTCGATTCATGGTTTTAAATATCATGAAGATTTGGCTTATGCCAGGGTGTTTGCCGATTTGATGGTCGAACATATCGATTTTTCCGGCATTGAGGTGTTATTGCCTGTGCCGGCACATCCATTAAGGCGAAGACAAAGGGGGTATAACCAGGCGGCTGAACTGACAAGGCAGCTGGGCAAAACATTGCATATACCAGTGGTGTCCGGAGCGCTGAAAAGAGTTAAGCCGACGCCGAGTCAAACACGGTTAAGCCGTTCTCAGCGTGAACGCAATCTCAAGGGGGCTTTTGCAGTGAATATGGCTCAACTAGCCGGTTGTCGCTCAATTGCATTGATTGATGATGTGATCACCACAGGAGCGACCATGCAAGCCTTGGCCAAACAGATGAAAAAAGCGATGCCCGACATAAGGATAGAGGCTCTTGCCTTGGCAAAAACCATGAAATGA
- a CDS encoding zinc metallopeptidase, translating to MAPLILVFVLLFIVTTLPSLWTKAILTKHRKPHPDIPGTGLQFAEHLVEKLQLDKVTVEETEEGDHYDPVSKTVRISSANAHSNSLTAITTVAHEIGHALQDKEDYPELKQRTALVERAALMQKFAGMALMITPLLIPLAHTPMVALITFAAGFIAMGVPVIIHLSTLPVEFDASFKRALPLLKEGQYLSKKDQKTAKRILFACAMTYVAASLSSLFNLWKWLKALKR from the coding sequence ATGGCGCCGCTCATTCTAGTTTTTGTTTTACTGTTTATTGTCACCACCCTGCCCAGCTTGTGGACCAAGGCGATTTTGACCAAACACCGCAAACCGCATCCAGACATTCCTGGCACCGGCTTGCAGTTCGCCGAACACCTAGTAGAAAAACTGCAGCTGGATAAGGTAACGGTGGAAGAGACCGAGGAGGGTGATCATTACGATCCCGTCAGTAAGACGGTAAGAATTTCCAGCGCCAATGCGCATTCGAACTCTTTAACCGCGATAACGACGGTGGCGCATGAAATCGGTCATGCTCTGCAAGACAAGGAAGACTACCCGGAATTGAAACAGCGTACCGCTTTGGTGGAAAGAGCCGCACTGATGCAGAAGTTTGCCGGTATGGCGTTGATGATTACCCCTTTATTGATTCCACTGGCTCATACACCTATGGTGGCTTTGATTACTTTTGCCGCCGGTTTTATCGCTATGGGGGTACCGGTGATAATTCATCTAAGCACGTTGCCGGTAGAGTTTGATGCCAGCTTCAAACGCGCTTTGCCACTATTGAAAGAAGGTCAATACCTGTCGAAAAAAGACCAGAAAACCGCGAAACGGATTCTGTTTGCCTGCGCCATGACCTATGTGGCGGCCTCGTTATCGAGCCTATTTAATCTATGGAAATGGCTTAAAGCACTAAAACGTTAA
- the bioB gene encoding biotin synthase BioB — MQNLGQIRNDWTLEEIRAIMDQPFNDLIFQAQTVHRMHFNPNEVQTSTLVNIKSGGCAEDCAYCSQSARNQTDIEKQHMMEVQEVLEQALVAKERGATRLCMGAAWRNPTKKDFPRVLEMVKVVKGLGLETCLTLGMLNDDQVKQLKDAGLDYYNHNLDTSEAFYPKIITTRNYQDRLDTIDKVQQAGINVCSGGIIGMGEQHTDRAELLRTFATMRHHPNSVPINLLVPIEGTPLAHMKDKTDSFEFIRVIAAARIVMPQSYVRLSAGRTSLTDEAQALCFMAGANSIFYGDRLLTTDNPESDHDLMLFKKLGIEMQRDVKAEAKAQKMAEQISELTA; from the coding sequence ATGCAAAATCTTGGACAAATTCGCAACGACTGGACGCTGGAGGAAATCCGCGCCATTATGGATCAGCCATTTAATGACCTGATATTTCAAGCGCAAACCGTGCATCGCATGCACTTTAATCCCAATGAAGTGCAGACCAGCACACTGGTAAATATCAAATCCGGTGGTTGCGCCGAAGACTGCGCTTATTGCTCACAAAGCGCACGTAACCAGACGGATATTGAAAAACAGCATATGATGGAAGTTCAGGAAGTGCTTGAACAAGCCTTAGTCGCCAAAGAACGTGGTGCCACCCGTTTATGCATGGGCGCGGCTTGGCGTAACCCGACCAAAAAAGACTTTCCGCGAGTGCTGGAAATGGTCAAGGTGGTTAAGGGACTTGGTCTGGAGACTTGTTTAACACTGGGCATGCTAAATGACGATCAGGTCAAACAACTAAAAGACGCCGGTTTGGATTATTACAATCACAATCTGGATACCTCGGAAGCCTTCTACCCGAAAATCATCACCACACGTAATTACCAGGATCGTCTTGACACGATCGACAAGGTTCAACAGGCCGGCATCAACGTCTGCTCGGGTGGCATTATCGGCATGGGTGAACAACATACCGACCGCGCAGAATTGCTGCGAACCTTTGCCACCATGCGCCACCATCCGAATTCCGTGCCAATCAACCTACTGGTTCCGATTGAAGGCACCCCATTGGCGCACATGAAAGACAAAACCGATTCATTCGAATTCATTCGCGTGATTGCCGCGGCTCGAATCGTTATGCCACAAAGTTATGTGCGCTTATCGGCGGGAAGAACCTCTTTGACCGACGAGGCACAGGCGTTATGTTTTATGGCCGGTGCCAACTCAATCTTCTACGGTGACCGTTTATTGACTACAGACAACCCTGAATCGGACCACGATTTAATGCTGTTTAAGAAGCTCGGCATTGAAATGCAGCGTGATGTCAAAGCCGAGGCCAAAGCGCAAAAAATGGCTGAACAGATCAGCGAACTGACCGCATAA
- the tatB gene encoding Sec-independent protein translocase protein TatB, producing MFDIGFLEILLILIITLLVIGPERMPEVARKIGQFTGKMRRFVNSMKEDSQVQETLREIHDSVNFEDEKKQIDSLGAELQSDLNTGFSASNAGEELDMDQFQRPFGGDVNQAGSQFNRAPTQPNLPKADSDSNKASARPVAAPANADKDAKPEMTENKTAPSESQSGTEPSDKASADNKS from the coding sequence ATGTTTGATATCGGTTTTCTTGAAATCCTGCTGATCCTGATTATCACCTTATTGGTAATCGGTCCTGAACGCATGCCTGAAGTGGCCCGTAAAATAGGCCAGTTCACCGGTAAGATGCGTCGCTTTGTCAATTCCATGAAGGAAGACAGTCAAGTTCAGGAAACTCTGCGTGAAATTCATGACTCGGTAAATTTCGAAGACGAAAAAAAGCAAATCGACAGCCTTGGCGCAGAATTACAGAGTGATCTAAACACTGGTTTTTCTGCCAGTAATGCCGGCGAAGAATTGGACATGGATCAGTTCCAACGTCCTTTCGGTGGCGACGTCAACCAAGCGGGCAGTCAATTTAACCGCGCTCCGACACAACCGAACCTACCTAAAGCGGATAGTGATTCAAACAAAGCAAGCGCTCGGCCTGTAGCCGCTCCAGCAAATGCTGACAAGGATGCTAAACCGGAAATGACGGAAAACAAAACCGCCCCTTCAGAAAGCCAAAGTGGCACAGAGCCAAGCGATAAAGCGTCGGCAGATAATAAAAGTTAA
- the bioF gene encoding 8-amino-7-oxononanoate synthase gives MSIESRFLPLLQNREEQHLYRRRPLATSPQQAAMQINGWEVINFSSNDYLGLANHPQIKQALITALQSDAISYGAGAAHLVTGHHLHHHLLEDELADWLGVERTLLFSTGYMANLAVQQALMQAGDTILADKLNHASLIDGAQLSQAEFKRYPHLDMKALERRLQNSLKNASQTLIVSDGVFSMDGDIAPLNELQQLARQYDAWLMIDDAHGIGCLGDQGRGCFEYFGCELDSNTILIGTLGKAFGCSGAFVAGSEILIETLIQFARPYVYTTAMPQLNALAIRESLKLIKTDQASRETLQRNIKQFKQSAIKIGLNLMPSDTAIQPILLHDSAKALQWSEQLKQQGFWVTAIRPPTVPTNQARLRITLSASHTEKQISALLNALQTLLNTSE, from the coding sequence ATGTCGATCGAATCAAGGTTTCTGCCGCTACTGCAAAACAGAGAAGAACAGCACCTGTATCGCCGCCGTCCGCTGGCAACCAGTCCACAACAGGCGGCTATGCAGATCAATGGGTGGGAAGTGATCAACTTCTCTTCCAATGACTACCTTGGTTTAGCCAATCATCCGCAAATCAAACAAGCCTTAATCACAGCACTTCAGAGCGATGCCATCAGTTACGGAGCCGGAGCGGCTCATCTGGTAACAGGCCATCATCTGCATCATCATCTGCTGGAAGACGAATTGGCAGACTGGCTTGGTGTCGAACGTACCCTACTGTTTTCCACCGGCTATATGGCTAACCTTGCCGTCCAACAAGCGTTGATGCAAGCAGGTGATACGATTTTGGCCGATAAACTCAATCATGCTTCATTGATTGATGGCGCACAACTCAGCCAAGCTGAATTCAAACGCTATCCTCACCTCGATATGAAAGCGCTCGAACGCCGTTTACAAAACAGCCTGAAAAACGCCAGCCAGACACTGATTGTCAGCGATGGCGTTTTCAGTATGGATGGAGATATAGCGCCGCTTAACGAACTGCAACAACTGGCGCGGCAATACGATGCCTGGTTAATGATCGACGATGCCCATGGTATCGGCTGTCTAGGGGATCAAGGCAGAGGCTGCTTTGAATATTTTGGCTGTGAGCTGGACAGCAACACCATCTTAATCGGCACACTCGGCAAGGCTTTCGGTTGTTCCGGGGCATTTGTCGCCGGTAGCGAAATATTGATCGAAACACTGATTCAATTCGCTCGTCCTTATGTCTACACCACCGCCATGCCGCAACTCAACGCTCTGGCAATACGCGAGTCGCTCAAGCTGATTAAAACCGATCAGGCTTCACGTGAAACCTTGCAACGCAACATAAAGCAGTTTAAACAATCGGCGATAAAGATAGGTCTAAACCTGATGCCGAGTGATACCGCCATCCAACCGATTTTATTGCATGACAGCGCCAAGGCTCTGCAGTGGAGCGAGCAGCTCAAGCAACAAGGTTTCTGGGTTACGGCAATTCGTCCGCCAACGGTTCCGACCAATCAGGCTCGCCTGCGCATCACCCTGAGTGCAAGCCACACTGAGAAGCAAATCAGCGCATTGCTTAATGCCTTACAGACATTGCTTAACACCTCAGAGTAA